A region from the Excalfactoria chinensis isolate bCotChi1 chromosome 11, bCotChi1.hap2, whole genome shotgun sequence genome encodes:
- the CBLN1 gene encoding cerebellin-1, which translates to MRGPGPALALGLLLGAAWLVCGQNETEPIVLEGKCLVVCDSNPTSDPTGTALGISVRSGSAKVAFSAIRSTNHEPSEMSNRTMIIYFDQVLVNIGSNFDSERSTFIAPRKGIYSFNFHVVKVYNRQTIQVSLMLNGWPVISAFAGDQDVTREAASNGVLIQMEKGDRAYLKLERGNLMGGWKYSTFSGFLVFPL; encoded by the exons ATGCGGGGCCCGGGGCCGGCGCTGGCGcttgggctgctgctgggcgcGGCGTGGCTGGTGTGCGGGCAGAACGAGACGGAGCCCATCGTGCTGGAGGGAAAGTGCCTCGTGGTGTGCGACTCCAATCCCACGTCCGACCCCACCGGCACCGCGCTCGGCATCTCCGTGCGCTCCGGCAGCGCCAAGGTCGCCTTCTCCGCCATCCGCAGCACCAACCACGAGCCCTCCGAGATGAGCAACCGCACCATGATCATCTACTTCGACCAG GTACTAGTGAACATCGGCAGCAACTTCGACTCGGAGAGGAGCACGTTTATAGCGCCCAGGAAAGGAATttacagttttaattttcaCGTGGTGAAAGTCTACAATAGGCAAACCATCCAG GTGAGTTTGATGCTAAATGGGTGGCCAGTGATTTCTGCCTTTGCAGGAGACCAAGACGTGACCCGAGAAGCTGCCAGCAACGGAGTGCTGATACAGATGGAGAAAGGAGACAGAGCTTATCTGAAACTGGAGAGAGGGAACCTGATGGGGGGCTGGAAGTACTCGACATTCTCTGGATTTCTGGTGTTTCCGCTTTAA